A genomic segment from Candidatus Angelobacter sp. encodes:
- a CDS encoding alpha/beta hydrolase, whose translation MTSLFFHHRFCRVTKASRRFPAALAAIMIRFTLLLLVLAVSSCSLPSPAKDGNLSRSGAEAAIRAQWTERKSQLEEERADEFQAKAIELSGKTLRWEERVFGEAPTNGHSLWISMHGGGNAPARVNDRQWTNQISLYKPAEGIYVAPRAPTDTWNLWHEAHIDPMFDRLIEDYVVLRGVNPDRVYIMGYSAGGDGVWQLAPRMADRWAAAAMMAGHPNDASLLSLRNLPFALFVGGNDAAYDRNKIVAERAAELDKLREADPGGYEHFARVYPGLPHWMNRKDAEALPWMAAHTRNPWPGKVVWQQDDVTHTRFYWLAVPQAAAKAGNRIVAEVNGQSILLTGDVPKGVTLRLSDRLTNLNSPLRVTVNGREVFQGRVTRRTEVIRQSLQERADPRSAATAELTVDW comes from the coding sequence ATGACGAGCCTGTTCTTTCACCATCGCTTTTGCCGCGTGACGAAAGCGTCACGCCGATTTCCGGCCGCCCTGGCCGCGATCATGATTCGATTCACTCTCCTCCTGCTCGTCCTGGCGGTGAGTTCCTGTTCGCTTCCATCGCCTGCGAAGGACGGAAACCTCAGTCGGTCCGGCGCCGAAGCGGCAATTCGCGCGCAGTGGACCGAAAGGAAATCGCAGCTCGAAGAGGAACGCGCCGACGAGTTTCAGGCAAAGGCCATCGAGTTGTCCGGAAAAACTCTGCGCTGGGAAGAACGCGTGTTCGGTGAGGCTCCCACCAACGGACACAGCCTGTGGATTTCGATGCACGGCGGCGGCAACGCCCCGGCCCGCGTCAATGACAGGCAATGGACCAACCAGATTTCTCTCTACAAGCCCGCCGAGGGCATCTACGTCGCGCCCCGCGCCCCGACGGACACCTGGAATCTCTGGCACGAAGCGCACATTGATCCGATGTTCGACCGATTGATCGAGGACTACGTCGTGTTGCGCGGGGTGAACCCGGACCGCGTTTACATCATGGGTTACTCGGCAGGCGGGGATGGTGTGTGGCAGCTCGCGCCGCGCATGGCCGACCGCTGGGCGGCGGCGGCGATGATGGCCGGCCATCCCAATGACGCATCGCTCCTCTCGCTGCGCAATCTTCCTTTTGCCCTGTTCGTTGGCGGCAACGACGCGGCCTACGATCGGAACAAGATCGTGGCGGAACGCGCGGCCGAACTCGACAAACTCCGCGAAGCCGATCCCGGCGGCTACGAACATTTCGCCCGGGTTTATCCCGGTCTCCCGCATTGGATGAATCGCAAGGATGCCGAGGCGCTTCCATGGATGGCGGCGCACACGCGCAATCCCTGGCCAGGGAAGGTGGTGTGGCAGCAGGACGACGTGACCCACACGCGTTTCTACTGGCTGGCCGTGCCGCAGGCCGCGGCGAAAGCCGGGAACAGGATCGTCGCCGAAGTGAACGGACAGTCCATTCTTCTGACGGGCGACGTTCCCAAAGGCGTGACTTTGCGGCTTTCGGACAGGCTCACGAATCTGAATTCGCCCCTTCGAGTGACCGTCAATGGCCGCGAAGTTTTTCAGGGCCGCGTAACGCGTCGCACCGAAGTGATCCGCCAATCTTTACAGGAACGCGCCGATCCGCGCTCCGCAGCCACGGCGGAGCTGACGGTGGATTGGTGA
- a CDS encoding AarF/ABC1/UbiB kinase family protein, producing the protein MGLVKRRGSSLARAARIVQLGAGLTGSYLAHQLQRPFLSDEKREARRQSLHNRNAKQVRRELQHLRGPIMKVGQALSMQTHLLGAEWIEELSGLQMQAPPMHPTLMRAQFKSAFAKYPEEMFSSFEEEPFAAASLGQVHWAVTKSGDEVAVKIQYPAIREAIESDFSLLRTAAIGPRITGHLPDSVIRETERGILEETDYRREATNLEHFRKQLAPLEFIHVPRVYRELSCEQVLTMSRVRGARLQEFLKSNPSQELRDRLGAALTRLFFFQLFRVRALHADPHPGNYLLNNDGTIGLVDFGCVKYLKPEVVRCYAQFWSREWVHDAALFAGIIHVIFGPKTSPDEPRVRRCMNEIRRFYDEFHPLTDKPVILELGDSRFMDGLSELAKTLFKNRFLSPEFLFLSRTESGMCLLLHSLKARVATTQIARQWMPAISKTKKDNCG; encoded by the coding sequence GTGGGATTGGTGAAAAGGCGCGGCTCATCGCTCGCCCGCGCGGCCCGCATCGTCCAGCTCGGCGCGGGGTTGACGGGAAGCTATCTCGCGCACCAGCTTCAACGTCCGTTCCTGAGCGACGAGAAGAGGGAGGCACGACGCCAGTCGTTGCACAACAGGAATGCAAAACAAGTCCGCCGGGAGCTGCAACATCTGCGCGGACCCATCATGAAGGTCGGTCAGGCGCTGAGCATGCAGACCCATCTGCTCGGGGCGGAATGGATCGAGGAACTGTCCGGACTGCAAATGCAGGCGCCGCCGATGCATCCGACGCTGATGCGCGCGCAGTTCAAGAGCGCGTTTGCAAAATATCCCGAGGAGATGTTTAGTTCGTTCGAAGAGGAGCCTTTTGCCGCCGCGTCGCTCGGCCAGGTGCATTGGGCGGTCACGAAGAGCGGCGATGAAGTGGCGGTCAAGATTCAGTATCCAGCCATTCGTGAAGCCATTGAAAGCGACTTCAGTCTGCTGCGCACGGCGGCGATCGGGCCCCGGATCACGGGGCATCTGCCGGACTCCGTGATTCGTGAAACCGAGCGCGGCATCCTCGAGGAAACCGACTACCGGCGGGAAGCGACAAACCTTGAGCACTTCCGAAAGCAGCTCGCGCCCCTGGAATTCATCCACGTGCCGCGCGTGTATCGCGAACTCAGTTGCGAACAGGTGCTGACAATGTCGCGAGTGCGTGGCGCGCGGCTGCAGGAGTTTCTGAAATCCAATCCCTCGCAGGAGCTTCGCGACAGGCTGGGCGCGGCGCTCACGCGCCTGTTTTTCTTCCAGCTCTTTCGCGTCCGGGCGTTGCACGCCGATCCGCATCCCGGCAACTATTTGCTCAACAACGACGGCACGATCGGCCTCGTTGATTTCGGCTGCGTGAAGTATCTGAAACCCGAGGTCGTTCGCTGCTACGCGCAATTCTGGTCGCGCGAGTGGGTCCACGACGCCGCTCTGTTTGCCGGGATAATTCACGTCATCTTTGGGCCCAAAACTTCGCCGGACGAACCCCGGGTGCGGCGTTGCATGAACGAGATCCGGCGCTTCTACGACGAATTTCATCCTTTGACCGACAAACCGGTCATTCTCGAACTCGGCGATTCAAGGTTCATGGACGGACTCAGCGAACTTGCAAAGACCCTGTTCAAAAACAGATTCCTCTCGCCGGAATTTCTGTTTCTCTCGCGCACGGAATCGGGCATGTGCCTTCTGCTCCACTCGCTCAAGGCGCGAGTCGCCACGACCCAAATCGCGCGACAGTGGATGCCGGCCATTTCAAAAACAAAAAAGGACAACTGCGGCTGA